The nucleotide sequence CAATTGGGACGATACTTCCTAGCACTCCTAATAACAATCCTTCTATGAAAAAAGGCCAGCGAATGAATGCATTCGTTGCACCCACTAGCTTCATAATTCCTATCTCTCTACTTCTCGCCATAATCGTAATCTTAATCGTATTCGAGATAAGAAAAATAGCTGTAAAAATTAATCCTATAATTAATGCTAGTCCAATATTTCTAGCATAATCGTTAAAGGTGAAGAGCTTTTGAACTACCGTTTTGCCATAGTTAACTTCTTGCACATTGTCATATTCCGCAATTTCTTCCGCAACCTGAATGGCATCCGTTGGATCTTCTGTTTTCACAATGTAAGCATGGTTTAATGGATTGTCTTGTTCAAACAGTTCCCAAGACTTTCCCTCTTCCCCCATACTCTCAATTAAAGCGTTTAGTTCTTCTTCCTTTGAAGAAAATTTCACTGTAGACACTTCAGGTATTTTCTTAAGTTGTTCGCCTATCGTATCAATCTGACTTTGATCAGCCGTTAAATCTACCAAAACCTTTATTTCAACATCTTCTTCGATGTTATCTGCAATTTGATTAAGGTTAAGCATAAGCATTAAAAAGGCGCCGACTAAAATCAGCGTTGTCGTAACAGCCCCGATGGATGCAAAGGTCATCCAACCATTACGCAAGATGTTTTTGGCTCCTTCTCTTAGATGTCTTTTAAAGGTATTAAACGTCATAGCCATATTCACCCCGACTTTCGTCACGTACGATCCGTCCGCCTTCAATGGCAATAACACGTTTTTTGATCGTATTTACGATTTCTTTGCTGTGTGTGGCCATGATAATCGTTGTACCACTTGCGTTGATTTCTTCCAAAATATTCATGATTTCCCATGAGGTTTCAGGGTCTAAGTTCCCTGTAGGTTCATCTGCGATTAACAGACTAGGTTTATTCACAATTGCTCTAGCAATCGATACACGTTGCTGCTCCCCACCTGACAGTTCATCTGGCAGAAAACGAGCTTTATTTTTCAGTCCTACTAAGTCTAGAACTTCCATCACACGTTTCCGTATAGCTTTCGGCGATTCTTCAATTACTTCAAGGGCAAATGCAACATTTTCATAAACGGAGAGTTTAGGTAGCAATTTAAAATCTTGGAATACGACTCCGATATTTCGTCGTAGGTAGGGAACGTCTTTCCATTTCATATTGTGAAGCTGTTGTTTATGGATCCGGATATATCCTTTGGAAGGTTTCACTTCTCTATAAATCATTTTAATAAAGGTAGATTTGCCTGCCCCACTCGGGCCTACTACATACACAAACTCACCTTCGTCAATTTGAACGTCCACACCGCTTAAAGCTTGTACACCGTTTGGGTATGTTTTTTGTACTCCCTGCATATCAATCATATATTTATCACCTTTACCTCATTTATGTTATCTACCTTGATGTCTGCACTTAAAGTTAGTAATCTAGTAAAATTTCTGTCGAAACATAAGTCCTCACTATTATAACATCTATAAAGGACTTTTTTAGACAAAAAAATATTACATTTATGTTTCAAAGGACCTAAATGATAGGAGAATGTAAATTTTTATGGCGAATTAGGTAAATAGAGCCCTATAATCGACAAAATTCTACACAACCTTAATGATTATAACGGACTAAATATAACTTTCGCAAGGTGCAAAAGGTGGAAAAAAATCGAGTGTAAATCCTTAGATTTACACTCGATTCTCTTATTTTCGACTATTCTATGACGGTTTCTACATTTGTTTGAAGTTCAGTATCAAACAGTGGAAGTTCAAAAAGGAAATTGGTTTGAAACTGTCCATTTGCTTGCAGTTCTTCTGTCAACATAGTAAAGGCTTGATCCAGTTCTGTTAGGAGCTTTTCTAACTTGTCTGCAACTTCTTTCGTTACTTCATCTGTATTTTCTTGTAAGGTAGCACGAGTCTCAGTTGCTTTTTTTTCTACATCGTCTGCTAATTCTTGAAGTTTAGTTTCTACCTGTTGTTCTTTATGTTTTGCGTCTTTTTGCACATGCTGCAGTACTTGCTTGGATTCATCTATTACTTTCTCAGCGTTCTCCACCAATTCTTCCGATTCTTCCTCTAGTTTTTCAGAGTTCAAGTTCACTTCAGCTTGTGAGTCTGATGTTATATCATCATCCAAACTCGTTTCTGATGATGCTTCAACCTGTGCACTTTCAGTTTCAATGTGTACAGCTGCTTCGGTGGATGCTTCAGCTTTTGCTACAGCGTTGGCAGATTCACTAGCCATTGATTTCACCTTATGAACAACAGCACGTGCCTTCTGTTTCCCTTCTTCGACAAGAGATTCTACATGATGTATATCTTGTTTTACTTCTACTGTCGCTTGAACATCTGTTTTATTTACTGCTGCATCTGCTTCTACTGAACCTGCTGCGAATACTCCTACTGAAAATACTCCTGCCAAGATACTTGCTTTCACAACATTTCCATTCATTATAAATCGCTCCTTTTTCTAATTTTTTCTGTATGGTGTACGTTTGCTTAGAAAAAAGAGCTCCTTTGAGGTGGTGGCGTTGGTGGTGCATTCACCCACTGATTTCTAATGACATATTTCCGATTCCAATAAAGCTGTGTTTGCAACAAGCGGTTCGATTCCAATTGCGAAGCAAGATAGACTGCAAGAGGCGAGCTTTTTGTCTGCCATCGCTTCCACAATTGTTGTGGAATCTTTGTTATGGATAATGTCACGAGTTTTTGAAGCTCTGGAAAGTCCTTCTTTTCATCTGGAATGGGTGTTTTCGTCGGAGCTTCTTTTTGTACCTTAGTAGTAATCGCGGAAGATTCGGATGGTTTGGTAGGACTTAGATCGTTTTTCTTTCCGGTTATAGGTACTGGCTCCGAGCGTTTCCTCTGTTCTTGAACAGGCTGAACTGAGTGATCTTTTGTTTGGTCTTCGATTCCCAAATCCTCGGAAGGCTTTACTGGAGTTTGCTTCGATTTATTTTGCGATTCCTCCAGGATTTCTTCAGAAGCCTTATGCACTTCCTTTTTTACCTTTTCCGTGATTTCCTCCACTTGTTTCGTGGCTTTTTTCGGGCCTTCATTTCCAGCTTCAACAAGCTTTGATGATATGTCCTTCTCGATCTGTTTCTCCCCTTCTTGGACAACGTTTTTCAAATCCTTCTCCAAGGAATTTGAAATTTTGTCTATTGGGGATTCATCTGATCCTGCAAACACGGCTTGTGGTGCCGCTGTGATAAAGAGGGAGAGCACCCCAACACCTACTAGGTGCCGAATATTCAACGACTCACCTCCTTCCTTATTACATGGTTTCTAGTCCATATCCACTTTTTTGACGGTTCATCATCTGATTAGGAAGATGGAACCATGAAAAAGAAGCACCTAAAATTAGATGCTTTGATACTAAGTAGTTCAGTTTTTAGACTAAGAAACGTATTTAGCAAGCATATCCCGAAGCAGTATTCGCATTCCACTAAATAACTATTCAATCAGCATAGAAAAAACACTCATAGTTATAAAATTTCTCTCAGTGATTTTTACTAAAATGTCTAAATTTAAAGTAGTTGTTATGAAAGGATCTAAGCAACATAGACCATTGTAATACTAAAGACCTTTTATTTTAAACGACAATTTGGACATATTACCGGTAGGAGGTGAAAAAATGGCTGAACAAAAAAAAGACGGAATGAAAGAAGATTTGAATGAACTACTTAACAGAATAGGGCGATCTAACATGAATGAAGGAATTCCTAGTGATAAAACTTCAACTGAGATAGAAAAAGACAGTGAACTGGATAAAAGCAATAAAAACGAGCGCCACAATGAAAATGCTCGTGCATCAGCAGCTGTTGAACCAGAAAACCCAAGAATAAATACGGATAACCTGTAACTATAATAATCCAAGGTTCCTCACAATTCACAGTAATATAATAATATTTGTTCCAATCCCCTCATTAGATATTTGAGTTTTAATAACGTATAAACAACAAAAAAGACAGTCCAATTTACGTGTTACATGGACTGTCTTGAATGGTTCATACTCTTAGATAGAACCAGTTCCGCCCGACATTATAAATTTCTTATTTTATTTAAGATTAGCCGTTGTTCTGTCGATGCTACTAGCCTTCTTGTATAGGCAACAGTATCTGGATTGATACTAACACTATCGATTCCTTCTTGAATGAGAAATTCAGTAAACTCTGGATATAAAGAAGGTCCCTGCCCGCAAATAGAAACGGTTTTACTGTGCTTATGTGCAGCATGAATTAACGTTTTAATAGCTCGCTTCACCGAAATATTTCGCTCATCAAAATAACCCATACTATTTAGAATACCTGAATCTCGGTCCGAGCCCATGATTAATTGAGTTAGGTCATTACTGCCAATGCTAAACCCATCGACAAGCTGGGCAAATTCCTCTGCAGCGAAAATAACCGATGGGACTTCTGCCATAATCCAAATTTTGAATTGCTGATTTTGTACGAGTCCTTCTTCAGCCATGATCTCTTTGACCCTCTCCACTTCCCATGTTGTCCGCACAAAAGGGAGCATCGCCCATACATTAGTCAATCCATATTCTTCTCGTACCCGTTTCATGGCACGACATTCCAAGCGAAAGCCTTCCTCATATTCAGGGGAGATGTAACGGGAAACACCTCTCCAACCAATCATCGGGTTGGCTTCCACCGGTTCGACCTCGTCTCCACCCTCTAGTCCACGGAATTCGTTGGAACGGAAATCACTTAACCTAACGACAATCGGTTTTGGATACACCTCCTGGGCTACTTTCGTAATCCCCTCTGAAAGTTTATCAATAAAAAAATCCTCTTGGTTCGTTTTTAAGAGATACATAGGATGGGCGCCCATGCTAGAAAAAATAAACTCGCTTCTCATTAAGCCAATCCCTTCAAAAGGGAGATCCTTGTACTGGTCAATCAAATCCGGTTCACCGAGATTCATATAGACTTTTGTCCCTGTAACCGGTTCCAATTGGTTGAATAGAGAAGGATCAAAGGAAGGTTGTTTTGGCTCTTCGCTTTCTTCCTTTTCTAGGATGCCTTCAAAAACCACTCCACGTGTCGCATCAACCGTTACTTCCATACCATCTAATAACACGGCTGTTGCGGAATTAGCACCAACGATACAAGGAATTCCTAATTCTCGAGACACTATCGCTGCATGACATGTGCGACCACCCTCATCGGTTACTACTGCAGCCGCTTTCTTCATTGCCGGGATCATATCTGGGTTCGTCATAACGGTTACTAAAATATCGCCTTCTTCGACAAGAGAAATCTCTTGGATATCCTTAATCTTTTTAACCTTCCCCGCTCCGATTCCTGGTGCTGCAGCAAGTCCTCGAATAAGCATGTTTAATACGACTTTTTCTGTTGGACTCATTTCTGATTTCTCCTCCTCTAGCGTCGTAATCGGTCGTGCCTGCAAAATATAGATTTCTTTTGTATCCGCATCTAACGCCCACTCTATATCCTGTGGAAAATGATAGAGTTCTTCAATTCGGATACCAGCCTTTGATAGATGTACGATTTCCTCTTCTATTAGACACTGAGCGGTCACGGACGCTTGGCCGAGATATTCCTTAACGGCAACTTCGCTCGTCCCAACAGCGTGTTGATTCTTGATCACTAATAGATTCTTGTTAGTGATATTTTTTTCTATTATTTTTAGGCTTGATTTCTCGACTACGTATTCATCTGGTGAGACCATCCCTGAAACCACCGCTTCTCCCAACCCCCAGCTAGCGTTAATCATCATTTCTTTTCGATTACTCGTCACCGGATTGGCCGTGAACATCACACCAGCTTTCTCGCTGTCGACCATTTTTTGCACGACCGCACTTAGAGCTACATGAAAATGATTGAATCCTTGATTCGCACGATAATAAATGGCTCTTGCCGTCCATAGGGATGCCCAGCATTTTTTAATATGGGAGAGTACCTCCGTAATCCCGCTAATTTCTAGATACGTATCCTGTTGACCAGCAAAGGACGCCTCCGGTAAATCTTCCGCGGTGGCAGAGCTTCGTATCGCTACATAAGGTGCTTCTATTCCAATCGAATAACTAAACTGGGCGTACGCTTCTCGAATTTCTTTTTCGATTGGTTCGAGCATTTCGCTCGTGTAAATTAGTTTTCTTATTTCAGAGCTTATTTTCTGTAATTGATGGGTGTTTTCCAAATCAATCGTATGGATGAGGTTTATAATGGTTTGATCCAGCTTTCGTTCTTCTATAAACGTACTGTATGCGGAAGCCGTCACACAAAATCCGGGAGGCACCTTGACTCCTTTCTGCGTCAGTTCCCCTAGATTAGCACCTTTTCCACCAACAAGAGCAATGTCCTCCTTGTCAATCTCATCGAACCATTTGATATAGCGGTATTCTTTCATTTACGACTCTCCTTTCGATTTCATTGTAAATATTCTAATAATTATAAATAACATACATTTATAGTTGCGTAATGTCAATAATAATGTATGTTATTTAATTAATAATGTACATTAATTAAGAAATATTAGTGTTAAATAGTGTAAACTATATAAAAAATCACCTGACTGTAAAACAATCAGGTGATTCTGTCATTGATTATTATGTTGTTTTAAATCCTTCTCCTAACACTTCCGTGGCGTTCATGACCACAACAAAGGCATTATTGTCTATGCGTCGTACCATTTGTGTGACTTTTGAAAACTCTCCACGGGCTACCACACACATGATCACTTGTCTTTCTTCATTTGTATAGCCACCAGTTCCTTGTAGCACCGTTACCCCCCGATCCACATCACGAAGTAACGCTTGTCGCACTTCTTGAACTTGATTGGTGATTATCAGAACATTTTTGGAGGTGTTCATCCCAACTTGAACGAAATCGATTGTTTTACTTGTGACGAACAAACCGATAAGGGCATACAAGCCTTGCTCGATTGAGAAAACAAAGGCAGCAGTTAGTACAATCATGCCATCAAATATGGCCACACAGATGGAAAGTGGAAATGGAATAAACTTATGAAATATTTGGGCAGCTAAATCAACTCCA is from Radiobacillus kanasensis and encodes:
- a CDS encoding YitT family protein, whose amino-acid sequence is MYVIAKYRREPMPTMLVHVIEYSLVILGSFFVAVAFNAFLLPHEVASGGVAGISTITKAVFGWEPSIVQWALNIPLFIAGILILGMSFGAKTLVGTIILPFFVFLTKDFPSVASEPLLGAIFGGMGVGLGLGIVFRGRASTGGVDLAAQIFHKFIPFPLSICVAIFDGMIVLTAAFVFSIEQGLYALIGLFVTSKTIDFVQVGMNTSKNVLIITNQVQEVRQALLRDVDRGVTVLQGTGGYTNEERQVIMCVVARGEFSKVTQMVRRIDNNAFVVVMNATEVLGEGFKTT
- the ftsX gene encoding permease-like cell division protein FtsX: MTFNTFKRHLREGAKNILRNGWMTFASIGAVTTTLILVGAFLMLMLNLNQIADNIEEDVEIKVLVDLTADQSQIDTIGEQLKKIPEVSTVKFSSKEEELNALIESMGEEGKSWELFEQDNPLNHAYIVKTEDPTDAIQVAEEIAEYDNVQEVNYGKTVVQKLFTFNDYARNIGLALIIGLIFTAIFLISNTIKITIMARSREIGIMKLVGATNAFIRWPFFIEGLLLGVLGSIVPIGLILGGYYYLEAHVSDLISFEFVELLPFNPFAWQLSLIILVIGAGIGVWGSVMSVRKFLKV
- the ppsA gene encoding phosphoenolpyruvate synthase — encoded protein: MKEYRYIKWFDEIDKEDIALVGGKGANLGELTQKGVKVPPGFCVTASAYSTFIEERKLDQTIINLIHTIDLENTHQLQKISSEIRKLIYTSEMLEPIEKEIREAYAQFSYSIGIEAPYVAIRSSATAEDLPEASFAGQQDTYLEISGITEVLSHIKKCWASLWTARAIYYRANQGFNHFHVALSAVVQKMVDSEKAGVMFTANPVTSNRKEMMINASWGLGEAVVSGMVSPDEYVVEKSSLKIIEKNITNKNLLVIKNQHAVGTSEVAVKEYLGQASVTAQCLIEEEIVHLSKAGIRIEELYHFPQDIEWALDADTKEIYILQARPITTLEEEKSEMSPTEKVVLNMLIRGLAAAPGIGAGKVKKIKDIQEISLVEEGDILVTVMTNPDMIPAMKKAAAVVTDEGGRTCHAAIVSRELGIPCIVGANSATAVLLDGMEVTVDATRGVVFEGILEKEESEEPKQPSFDPSLFNQLEPVTGTKVYMNLGEPDLIDQYKDLPFEGIGLMRSEFIFSSMGAHPMYLLKTNQEDFFIDKLSEGITKVAQEVYPKPIVVRLSDFRSNEFRGLEGGDEVEPVEANPMIGWRGVSRYISPEYEEGFRLECRAMKRVREEYGLTNVWAMLPFVRTTWEVERVKEIMAEEGLVQNQQFKIWIMAEVPSVIFAAEEFAQLVDGFSIGSNDLTQLIMGSDRDSGILNSMGYFDERNISVKRAIKTLIHAAHKHSKTVSICGQGPSLYPEFTEFLIQEGIDSVSINPDTVAYTRRLVASTEQRLILNKIRNL
- a CDS encoding ATP synthase subunit B family protein; translation: MNIRHLVGVGVLSLFITAAPQAVFAGSDESPIDKISNSLEKDLKNVVQEGEKQIEKDISSKLVEAGNEGPKKATKQVEEITEKVKKEVHKASEEILEESQNKSKQTPVKPSEDLGIEDQTKDHSVQPVQEQRKRSEPVPITGKKNDLSPTKPSESSAITTKVQKEAPTKTPIPDEKKDFPELQKLVTLSITKIPQQLWKRWQTKSSPLAVYLASQLESNRLLQTQLYWNRKYVIRNQWVNAPPTPPPQRSSFF
- the ftsE gene encoding cell division ATP-binding protein FtsE, producing the protein MIDMQGVQKTYPNGVQALSGVDVQIDEGEFVYVVGPSGAGKSTFIKMIYREVKPSKGYIRIHKQQLHNMKWKDVPYLRRNIGVVFQDFKLLPKLSVYENVAFALEVIEESPKAIRKRVMEVLDLVGLKNKARFLPDELSGGEQQRVSIARAIVNKPSLLIADEPTGNLDPETSWEIMNILEEINASGTTIIMATHSKEIVNTIKKRVIAIEGGRIVRDESRGEYGYDV